In Balaenoptera musculus isolate JJ_BM4_2016_0621 chromosome 17, mBalMus1.pri.v3, whole genome shotgun sequence, a genomic segment contains:
- the DCAF13 gene encoding DDB1- and CUL4-associated factor 13: protein MKVKMLSRNPDSYVRETKLDLQRVPRNYDPTLHPFEVPREYVRALNATKLERVFAKPFLASLDGHRDGVSCLAKHPKSLATVLSGACDGEVRIWNLTKRKCIHMIQAHEGFVRGICTRFCGTSFFTVGDDKTVKQWKMDGPSFGEEEEPLHTILGKTVYTGIDHHWKEAVFATCGQQVDIWDEQRSSPICSMTWGFDSISSVKFNPIETFLLGSCASDRNIVLYDMRQATPLKKVILDMRTNTICWNPMEAFIFTAANEDYNLYTFDMRALDTPVMVHMDHVSAVLDVDYSPTGKDFVSASFDKSIRIFPVDKSRSREVYHTKRMQHVICVKWTSDSKYIMCGSDEMNIRLWKANASEKLGVLTSREKAATDYNQRLKEKFQHHPHIKRISRHRHLPKSIYSQIQEQRVMKEARRRKELNRIKHSKPGSVQRVSEKKKRVVAVVK from the exons ATGAAGGTGAAGATGCTGAGCCGGAACCCGGACAGCTATGTCCGCGAAACCAAACTGGACTTACAGAGAG TTCCAAGAAACTATGATCCTACCTTACATCCTTTTGAGGTCCCACGAGAATATGTAAGAGCTTTAAATGCCACCAAACTGGAACGGGTTTTTGCGAAACCGTTCCTTGCTTCCCTGGATGGTCACCGAGACGGAGTCAGTTGCTTGGCAAAACATCCGAAGAGTCTGGCTACTGTCCTTTCTGGGGCATGTGATGGAGAG GTTAGAATTTGGAACTTAACTAAACGAAAATGTATTCATATGATACAAGCACATGAAGGTTTTGTACGAGGAATATGTACTCGCTTTTGTGGGACTTCCTTTTTTACT GTTGGTGATGACAAAACTGTGAAGCAGTGGAAAATGGATGGACCAAGCTTTGGAGAAGAGGAGGAACCATTGCATACAATATTAGGaaag ACAGTATATACAGGAATTGATCATCACTGGAAAGAAGCTGTTTTTGCCACATGTGGACAGCAAGTAGACATTTGGGATGAACAAAGAAGCAGTCCTATATGTTCAATGACTTGGGGATTTGACAGTATAAGCAGTGTTAAATTTAACCCAATTGAG acatttctCTTGGGAAGTTGTGCTTCTGACAGGAATATAGTACTATATGATATGAGGCAAGCTACTCCTCTGAAAAAG GTCATATTAGATATGAGAACAAATACAATTTGCTGGAACCCTATGGAAGCTTTCATTTTTACTGCAGCAAATGAAGATTACAA CTTATATACTTTTGATATGCGTGCACTGGACACTCCTGTAATGGTACATATGGATCACGTATCTGCGGTGCTTGATGTGGATTACTCTCCCACTGGGAAAGACTTTGTGTCTGCTAGTTTTGATAAATCTATTCGAATCTTTCCTGTGGACAAAAGTAGAAGCAG GGAAGTCTATCACACAAAGAGAATGCAACATGTTATCTGTGTAAAATGGACTTCTGACAGCAAGTACATTATGTGTGGATCTGATGAAATGAACATTCGTCTATGGAAAGCTAATGCTTCTGAAAAGTTGGGTGTG CTTACGTCACGAGAAAAAGCAGCCACAGATTATAACCAGAGGTTAAAGGAGAAATTTCAACATCATCCTCACATAAAACGTATTTCTCGTCACCGACATCTACCAAAATCTATCTACAGCCAGATTCAGGAACAGCGCGTCATGAAAGAAGCTCGTCGACGAAA ggAACTGAATCGTATCAAACATAGCAAGCCTGGATCTGTGCAGAGGGTGTCAGAGAAGAAGAAACGCGTAGTGGCAGTTGTGAAATAA